In a genomic window of Nesterenkonia halotolerans:
- the recR gene encoding recombination mediator RecR: MYEGAVQDLIDELGRLPGIGPKSAQRVAFHILEADGEDMKRLADAITTVKEKVKFCSICFNVSEEDTCRICQDSRRDSSLICVVEESKDVMAIERTRSFRGRYHVLGGSINPIAGIGPDQLHIRELLGRLSDDAIQEVIIATDPNLEGEATATYLFRMLGSIGIPVTRLASGLPVGGDLEYADDVTLGRAFEGRRAMS; this comes from the coding sequence GTGTATGAAGGCGCAGTCCAAGACCTGATCGACGAGCTCGGACGTCTCCCCGGCATCGGACCGAAGTCGGCCCAGCGCGTGGCCTTTCATATCCTCGAGGCCGACGGTGAGGACATGAAGCGGCTGGCGGACGCGATCACCACCGTGAAGGAGAAGGTGAAGTTCTGCTCCATCTGCTTCAACGTCTCCGAGGAAGACACCTGCCGGATCTGCCAGGATTCCCGTCGCGACTCCAGCCTGATCTGCGTGGTGGAGGAGTCCAAGGACGTCATGGCCATCGAGCGCACGCGATCCTTCCGCGGCCGGTACCACGTGCTGGGAGGCTCCATCAATCCGATCGCGGGCATCGGACCTGATCAGCTCCATATCCGTGAACTGCTGGGCCGCCTCTCCGATGACGCGATCCAAGAGGTCATCATCGCCACGGACCCGAACCTCGAAGGCGAGGCCACGGCCACGTACCTGTTCCGGATGCTGGGGTCCATCGGAATACCCGTCACCCGCCTGGCCTCTGGCCTGCCCGTAGGGGGCGATCTGGAGTATGCAGACGACGTCACACTGGGCCGCGCCTTTGAGGGCCGCCGCGCGATGTCCTGA